The following proteins come from a genomic window of Pseudomonas syringae:
- the coaBC gene encoding bifunctional phosphopantothenoylcysteine decarboxylase/phosphopantothenate--cysteine ligase CoaBC yields MQRLYRKRIVLGVGGGIAAYKSAELVRRLRDQGAEVRVVMTKGGAEFITPLTMQALSGHPVHLDLLDPAAEAAMGHIELAKWADLILIAPATADLIARLAQGIANDLLTTIVLATDATVAIAPAMNQAMWRDTSVQANTRLLEARDFRVFGPASGSQACGDVGFGRMLEADDLAQCAADCFQRQSLTGKHVLITAGPTQENIDPVRYITNHSSGKMGFALAEAAVEAGARVTLITGPVNLPTPDRVSRIDVVSARDMLAACEDAIPCDLFIASAAVADYRPEVVAPHKLKKDPAKGDGLLLQMVRNPDILATIATRPDRPFSVGFAAETEHLLDYAARKLKDKNLDLIVANDVANPSIGFNSEENACSVIDRALHATLFAQTSKAKIARQLITFIADRMTQV; encoded by the coding sequence ATGCAGCGGCTGTATCGAAAACGCATCGTTCTGGGCGTCGGCGGCGGCATCGCGGCCTACAAGAGCGCCGAGCTGGTCCGTCGTCTGCGCGATCAGGGCGCTGAAGTGCGTGTGGTGATGACCAAGGGCGGAGCGGAGTTCATCACGCCGCTGACCATGCAGGCGTTGTCCGGGCATCCGGTGCATCTGGACCTTCTCGACCCGGCCGCCGAAGCCGCGATGGGCCATATCGAACTGGCCAAATGGGCCGACCTGATCCTGATCGCTCCCGCCACCGCCGACCTGATCGCCCGACTTGCTCAAGGCATCGCCAATGACCTGCTGACCACCATCGTGCTGGCCACTGATGCGACCGTCGCCATCGCTCCGGCGATGAACCAGGCCATGTGGCGTGACACGTCGGTGCAGGCCAATACCCGCCTGCTTGAAGCGCGTGACTTTCGGGTATTCGGCCCGGCCTCCGGCAGTCAGGCCTGTGGCGATGTCGGCTTCGGACGCATGCTTGAAGCCGACGATCTGGCCCAGTGCGCCGCCGATTGCTTCCAGCGGCAGAGCCTGACCGGCAAGCACGTCCTGATTACCGCTGGCCCGACTCAGGAAAACATCGACCCGGTGCGTTACATCACCAACCACAGCTCCGGCAAGATGGGGTTTGCCCTCGCCGAAGCCGCGGTCGAGGCCGGTGCCCGGGTCACGCTGATCACCGGCCCGGTCAACCTGCCCACGCCGGATCGCGTCTCGCGTATCGATGTGGTCAGTGCTCGCGACATGCTGGCGGCCTGTGAAGATGCGATCCCGTGCGACCTGTTCATCGCCTCGGCGGCGGTGGCCGACTATCGCCCGGAAGTGGTCGCCCCGCACAAATTGAAAAAAGATCCTGCAAAGGGTGATGGCTTGCTGCTGCAGATGGTTCGTAACCCGGATATTCTGGCCACCATCGCCACGCGCCCGGATCGCCCGTTCAGCGTCGGCTTTGCTGCCGAGACCGAACACCTGCTCGACTACGCTGCGCGCAAGCTCAAGGACAAGAACCTCGACCTGATCGTCGCCAATGATGTGGCCAACCCCAGCATCGGCTTCAACAGCGAGGAGAACGCCTGCAGTGTGATTGACCGGGCGTTGCACGCAACGCTTTTTGCCCAGACCAGCAAGGCCAAGATTGCTCGCCAGCTGATCACTTTTATCGCCGACCGCATGACTCAGGTTTAA